CCAAATTAAGCACAAGTTAATATTCTACCAAAGCCCCAAACAATGAATTCAATACCTTCAAATTGATAACAGCGACAGGGTCAGTCCCTTCCGCTGCATCCTGGTTCGCCATATTCCATGTCATTGCCTTCAACCGTGGAAAATCAACCTGAAcagcaaaaattaaaatacaaactcAACATCCTCGTATCTCACCAGACACAAATCGAAGACCTAAAAACAATACCTGATCTTTGAACACATCCGCTCGCCACTCTGTCTTAAACTTCTGCAGTAAAAGCGTCAACAACCTTTGTAATTCCGGCAAAACCTCTTCAGGAAACAACTTCTGAATATCATCTTTGCTTACATTCTCGTACACACACCTTCGAATCAGCATTCGAAGACAAACCAATAACTGCAGaaacaggtaaaaaaaaatgaaatcatttttcaaaaaacgaAACCCTAAGATGATTTAGTTACTTACCGGGTCGAGATCGGTGTCGTTTGGGAGTTGGAGGATGTCGCGAATGACAAGTCGGTCGGCGGAATCGAGACCGGTTTGACGAGTTCGCCAGAGAGCTTGAAGAATGTACTCTACTGATTCTTTAGAGTTTGCTCTTACTAGTAACGGCAAATGATTCCATAAACTATGCTCCATTTTTTCTCCaactctttaatatttaattaattacacaGTTTTTAACAACATTCGTATAACAAATTGATGTTTGAGAGAGGATTTCTCCACCAAGCCCTATATTAAGCAGCCTTCAACTCCATACCTATTTCTGGGCAGCAAGATGCTGGTACAAGTACAACTCCCGCCCCCCTCCCTCTTGTTCTAGATAGGACGAGAACAAAGCGACATCGTTTTAGCTGTGCCATCCCTTCGTTTTCTTACGTTTTATAATCATCTCCCtgccaacaaaaaacaaaaaataataaaattataaagagatTATTTGTTACCAGAgcagcaggtttttttttttaatattttttatattaaaagaaaaaaaaattaattttttttaaaaataatttttcaccgTAAAAACATGCTAATATTCTGAATTAAGGGAACTAATAACTTATCACACATTAATGTTGAAagccttaaataaaaaaatgggatCAATTTGATCCTTTGCTATGCTTATAGTAATTAGGTCAATGTTATTAtctttaagaattataattatccAAACCTAAAATGTTTATATACTTAGTAACAAGTTGTTTATGATTTggatagttttatttatttattttttgttgagtcattataattttttttttaaattcaaactttaagaaagaaaagaaatctcaTTAACAATCCAACTTGCTATTTAAAACTTGGAGTCTGagttaatttataaacaaatgataattattgtaattttatttgtttattgcaATATTAAAATAGATCGATACCTATCCAAACAAAATTTGTCAAACTCTagagttatataaaaaatatataaaaaaactaagatttaaaagttttagatctttctgcaaagctatacccaAGAATTTTGGGTGTGGTTGCAACGCCtgatccaagagtaatatttataatattaataataacattaaacttgcatgacccaagtttaagtgggtttggTTGCAATACCAGATTCAATAACCTTTGGatgtgggtttggctgcaaggtcgtataataaaagtgtgataattaaatagattaagtaaaaagaaaacaacatagaaaaaaaaaaaccaacatgaaaaaaataactaatgaagaaaaagaaaaaaaatctgaattaactgggttaacccttcaaaccaggttaactcgttaaacatTGAATTCATGTCATGAAGttttataactaaatagaaaaaaaaaagttgacgaattaacccagaattaactcggttaacctgtgaaaccaggttaactcgtcaaacccgggatatgtgtcatgaaagtccgataactaaatagaaagaaatttaacattaacaaactaaaccaaatgaaaaaaaaaaataattaaaaagaaaaaaaactctggGTTTccttgtcaaaccaggttaactcgttaaacccaaaatccgtgtcataaaagtctgataactaaataaaaaaaattaacattaacaaaaaaaaaaaaatagacgggtcaacccagaattaacttggttaactcgtaaaaccaggttaacccatcaaacctgagatatgtgtcatgaaaatctaataactaaataaaaagaaatttaacattaacaaactaaagtaaatgaaaaaaattaattaaaaagaaaaaaaagcaaaaaaaaacttgggttaATTCGTCAAACCAGATTAACCTGTTAAAGttgggatccgtgtcatgaaagtctgataactaaattaaaaaaattaacattaaaacaaggaaaaaaaacaaaaaaaatagacgcattaacccagaattaactgggttaactcgtGAAACCGAGTTAACCCCTGAAACAtgagatatgtgtcatgaaagtctgataacttaattggaagaaatttaacattaacaaactaaaataaatgaaaaagattaattaaaaagaaaaataaaaaaaaaaatccgggttaacttgTGAAACCAAGTTAATATGTTAAACCCGAGATTAGTATCataaaaatctgataattaaattaaaaaaaaattaacattaataaataaaattaaacaaaataaaatttattaaaagaaaaaaacagcttacaaaaaaaaaaattcacaatgaAACGCTGAGTAGCTATAGTTTATTAGATAATAATTGCCTGAGCCTCCACATATGTCAATCAAGATTGACCAGCTTATATGATGAGGCGAAATTGCTACTGTCTTCATCTCATCCATTACGGCTTTTCCATGGTGGTAATCACTACCCCATGCTTTCATTAACATATGAGATGTTGCGAGAGTGGGAGTGAAGGGAAGGCAGAATTTATCGCGAGAACGAATAAAACTCTCTCCCATAAATACTTTGAGTCAACAGCAAAAACTGCACAGTAATCCACAGTGATCTTAGATACAATCTACAGGATTTACTgagcagttttagtttttttttaattgaaaagaccAGCAAGTTCCTTTTTTCTCCTGTTTCCTATCCTTTCTTATTCATCAAGAGCTTAATCTCAGAATGGTGCAAGTAGCAACCCTcgtttcaattaatttttctcaGCTAAAAAGTATTTATGCATTTATTTCCAAGTTTTTTCTCAGATTTAAATGAGTCAGATTTCAAATATATCTTAGCTAAAAGTTATTTAGTTACCAAGcacttatttaaaaaacacatcttGCTCTTGCTTGTTTTAATGCATCATTTTGAAGCTTGCTTGACAAATGTTCACAGAATTTACTTGCACGATGCCCGGCATCGCCCTTTAAAAATTGATGCACTACTACTAGCATCTATATCCTCGCCAGATGATCGGAAAAACAAGGCTTGTAGCATCGACATGGTTAGCCGATTGTGATTGTTCGTTGGGAAGAACACgggagtaaaaaaaatatctaactgCAGTTTACTCTCCTTCACTGTCTTCATCTGGGCCGGCAGCTTCACCGACATCAACAGAGAAGTTGTATTCCTGGTCACAGCCAAGATAAGAATCACACATGAAATAGAGAGTGTATGACATCCTTCCAGCATCTGTAGGAGCAGCAAACTCCAGCTTCACCTTTGACTTCCTCTGAAGGGAAACCCTCTTGATGGCAAGCAACAGGTTGCTCTTGGTATCACCGACAGCAAGCCACCACCCTTCTTCTTTGGCTTTGGGATACCTTGGGGCATCAACAGGTCCCACCTCTGTCCCCTCTAGATCCCTTGCAAGGGTGACAAGCACAGTGATGTCTTCTCCTGCCCTCACGTTATCACCATCCATCACCTCGTAAGACATATCAATGTTGGGAAATTGATTGCAAAACCTCACAATATCTAGCACCTGAGAATCTGACAACTGCAAAAGCTCACGCCTCTCATCATCTTCCATCTCTACCAGATCAAACAATGTCTCAATGCTCCTTCCCGGGTTCTCCTGGCATTTCTTAGCCAACTCCTTTGTGAAGTGTGGAAGCTGTAGAAGCATGGAATCTCGCTCCCACATCCCTTGTGTCACCATTTGGCTAACTTCCATAGCAAGGAGAGCACAGTTCAACCAGCCATTGCTTGAAATGACATCAATCATTGCTTGAAGCAATCTACTGGCAGAAAGAAGCACCTCTCGCTGTTCCAATGCTAGGTTCCCACCCACAGATTGCCTAGAGAAATGGGCTTGTAGCAACACATTAGCCTTCACATGTGGATCAGCATATCTAGGATTTTCAAACGAAAACCTCTGGTGATTGATTAATCTTCGAAGCACCTCCTCCTCCCCAGGTTGTATTGGCAGTTGCACATACTCTGAGGCTGAAGAGAGGATTTCCAGAAGACCCTTCATCTTTGTTTTGGGAGTCAGAGAGTAGCTAAAACGTTCTATAGTAGTATAACTGATGTAATAGTAAGATGCTATCATGCCAAGGTTCAAAGGAGAAAGGTCCATGTCATCCTCGATAGCAACACATTTACTCTTCTCTAGGTCAGCCAATGTGTTCTCAACAAGCTCTGAGAGGTGATCAGAAAGATGCCTGTGACTAACTCCCTGGAGATTGTAGTAGTTTGGATTCTGAGTGAGCCTCCTGTACATGAATGTCCACGTGAGATAATCTACAGCATCCTGCTTGTTCTCAATAACTCCAGCAACAACTTCAGcattaaaattatcatgtaAGAAATGGTGCAAATGACTTTCAACGGGAAATGCTTCATGTAAGAATTTCTTGTAATATTCTTTACGAGGTGCATGACAAAGGATGACACACTTTCCAGAGTTATCTAGAAGAGGTCGGCTAGCATGACCCATCATCTGCAGAAGATCTATGACAGGATAATCCGTGTGAGCATCTTCTTGCCCATCATAGTATTGAGTTCCCATCACCACCACTAAATGTGCCGACAAAGGCAACCCCCAGCATAATGAACTACTCATGACACAAACCTGAATCCACCCAGTTTCAAACAGTTGGCACACAACTTCTTGATCCAAGCTGCTCAAGCCCTCGTGCAAGTACCCAACTCCATGGTACAAAGTGGCTCTCAACATTTCTTCCTGGATCTTTCCAATGAAAGGCTCCAATTCTTCAGACCTTAACAGAAAAGCTGGCTTCTCTCCACCATCCACACTTGAGTATGTCATCAGATCTACAGCAGCGAGTTGCACATGCTTTCTTGTGGGAACAAAGACAATAGCTGGCTTACCATTCTTTGCATGTTTGACAATATAAGTATATGTTGGTTTCGTCATTGCTTGCATCCTTGCCTCAAAATTGGCAATATCAACACCTTGAATGTGTATTTCCAGGGGCACAGGACGCACACCAGGAGGAAAATTGAAAAGGCCATGAGATGTAGCTCCTATCCATTCCCCAAGATCCTTGGCATTTGCAAGAGAGGAAGACAAAGCCACAATCCGTATCTTGTTCTCTATCTTACTAGCAATGTATCGCATCCTAGAGACAATCACCTCCAAGACAGGACCACCTTGACCCCCAATCAAGTGAAGCTCATCAATGATAAAAAGACTAACTTGCTGGACATACTTCCGCTGTTTCCATCGTCGAGACAGAGCATCCCATTTCTCAGGAGTGCTGATGATTACTTGACCCCTTTCAAGTAGCTTCAAGTCTGTAGCTGTTTCCCCAGTTAATTCAACAACGCGCATGCCAAGACCTTGGCCAAACTTTCTCTCCCAATCACGATAGCGTTCCTTGGCAATTGCTTCAAGAGGAGCAATATACACTGCACGCATTACACACTCTGGTCCCTTTTGGTGATTCCTCAATATGGCAAACTCTGCACAGGTAGTTTTCCCACTCACTGTTGGTGCAGCAACCAAGACATTATCATCTGTATTATAAAGAACAGTAAAGACCTGAGTTTGCACTGGATTAAAATgcttaaaatcttgataaagAGCTTCATATGATGTATTTCTCAACGCAGTCACAGGCAGAGGCTGCAAGTCCAACAACTCTGTAGGAGGTGGATACTTTTCTGGCAAGATAAGATGCCTGAAAGAGATGGGCAAAACTGTTTGTGAACCAAGCCATTTATCTGACACAACACGAATGAAATACTGAGGTGGCAATGGCTCATGGATCAACACTGTGAAATTCAGTGTGGGGTCCACAACCTGTTCCTCATCAACGGGCTGCCTTTTCAGCATAAAGTACTCGTGATGAAGAATAGAATCACCATTATTATCCTCCATGATAACCCAAAATGGCTCCACATATCCATGAACATTTTCGTCCCATAGAAAGTCTGCAGTTATTGTAAGTTCAACCCTCAACACGGTGCGAGTAATGGGCTGAACATGTGCTGCAAGGTTTAACTTTGGGAATTGGTGGATGAACTTGTGCAGTGTTTTGCCCATCTTGGGAAAACGGATGAGCTCACCAATCTCCTGTGGTTTAAGGTCATAATACCTTTCCCATGACAAATCTTTCTTCTCCAACATCATCAGAATTTCATTAAGGATCCCATGGAATTGACGAAGGGGAGTCTGGACACTCCACATTCTCTTATTAATCATTTTACACAAGTTCAAAGCCTTCTCAGCTAACCGGGCCCATCCTCTTTTCAAGACAATCTCAAAGAGAGCTCGCATAAGACGGCCAGCACTCTTcaaagaaaacagaaacaaatGATTAAAAGTTGTATACAGATCAAGAATCTaactggaaaagaaagaaagaagaaactgCAGTGCCAATTAGAAGAACACAAACCTGAGTTATGAACACCATGTCAGATGTCAATGAAAGCCCTTCGAGCTTTAGCTGAGAAATATATGCTTGCAGCAAAACATTAATTTTGGCACTAGGCTCCTCTAGGTTTTCCTTGATAGGAATTGGAACACAGTCCAAAAGCTTTGCCAGTTCCATCTTCTCATCTTGTCTAACTGTAACATATTTAAATTCTTCACTTAGTGAGAATAGATGACACAGCTCAATATCTCCCATTGTTGGCTTCAAATGCTCATTATATATGGAAATTGTCCCGTGAGTAATATAGTAGTAGCTCGCAATTCGACCCAAGTCAGTCACCTGGAAATATCCACTCTTCCTGTCATACTTgaccaaattatttttgtccAAGATAGTAGCAGCAGAATGTATCTGCAAAAAGAACAAAAGCCCATTAAAACACAATTAgactttttgaaaaataattaggaaCATTACTTTTAGAAGATGAAACCAACCACCacagttaatttaaattaaaaaggcaTAAACATCTGTCAATACATGCAATGAAAATTTCCCACGGGAGACAAATAAGGGCTGGAAAAAATGACATAGCAATTATATTGGGAGACTAGACAGATGAAAGGAAATTCGACAATAccaaatcaatttcaaactaacaagtgattaaagaaagaaagaacaaagaaagggGAACAGAGGAAGACAATCACACTGTAGTTTATTCAAACCAAGAACATACTTGAAACCCAAACTCTTTCCCCATGTCCATGAAAGTTATAAATGGAGGCTTAGTTGTTGGTGGTGCATGCTTTCCTCTTCCACTCATTTCATAAGCAATCATCTTATGACAGTAAGTTTCAAGTTTCGAAAGAAGTGGGTACTCTAGTCCAGTATACCATGACTTAATATGGTTTCCAATTCATAAGTCAATAGTTTGTGTGTTATAGAAATGCATATTCTCCATAAACATATCTTCACAAGTTCAGACAAAGTTGAGTTACTAATTATACATGATAACCTATCCCCACTCAACTAGTGATGTCGTGTGCTAATGCAACCAGTCAATCCAAGCACCTAATATATCATCACACAGTAAAAATGATATTCGGCACTCAAGAGATCCATGTAGGGAGAACAAAGCAATGATGATGAAGACACAAGGGACACGGTGAACagctttttcaaaaacattgaaTATGCAAAATCCGTGTGATAAAGCACAAATTTGAATGGGACACATGATCTAATGACAGCAGATGAAAGCACAGATACCAAGAACCAAATCTAACATAACAGTGGTTTGGGCAACTAAAGAACCACTAAAGAAAATGGGACAAGTATACCAAATTTTCTCTCCACTACCCAAAGACATAAAGCacaaataagtaaaaaataaacaaatgttAAAAACATATGTAACACATGCCTGGAGCTAATAGCAAATAAAGAAAGccaattgatatatatatataaaagagtagGGTGCCTACCAGATCAACCCTCCTCTCCTCCAATGTGATATCCCTAGTAAGAACATCTGGTGCTAAGCCATAAAGTGTAGGGTTTCGCATCATCCGGACATACAAGTAAGTATACTCGAGCCAGTGGCAAGCTTCCCTGGCATTTTGAACTGATCCTAGAACAATTTCTGCATTCAACTGATCAGCCAGCTTGGATACGAACTGACTTTCAATGGGAAGTTGTtgattcatcaaggaaaggtaGTACTGCAGCTCACTATGGCCTGTGATGATAATCCCTTCCCCGTATGAATCATACTGAGGCCTGCCAGCACGACCCAACATCTGCATAACATCCAGTGGACTTAGTTCAGTCCATGCTCCTTTTTCTGGATTGTAAATCTGAGTCCCTTTGATAATCACAGTGTGAGCAGGCAAGTTAACACCCCAAGCTAGAGTTGCAGTAGAAACCAGTACTTGCACATGCCTATCCCTAAAGCGCTCCTCAACAAGTTGACGATCACCTCTTGTCATCCCAGCATGATGAATAGCAAAGCCATAGGGCAGAAGATCTTTGAGATCATTGCTTTTCACCAATTCTGAATCAGTTTGGAGAATCTCACGGCTTGCACTGTCCTCTCTCAAGAATCTACTTAAAGTATCCTTAGCAAGTGCAGTGTCCCTTATTTCTCGAGCTGTTTTGGCTGTTTCCTTCCTTGAGTGGACAAAGATGAGAACTTGATGCTTTCCTGCTACATCCATTACCTTCTCGTGACAGATATCATTCATCAACTGAAACCTCTGCAGTGGCTTATTTATATTGATTCCAATATACTGTTGAGAAAGAGGAACTGGCCTGTAGCTATTGTCAAAATGGAAGAGCCCTTTTTCCAGATCAACCCGCAAAAACAAAGCCACATCCTCAAAATTAGGGAGTGTAGCTGACAGCCCCACCAACCGGATATTTACCTTTGTTGTTTCAATTTGCCTAACGGTTCTTGCAACAATACTCTCAAGCACAGGTCCTCTATTATCATGAAGAAGGTGAATCTCATCAATAATAAGGAGTTTCACAAGTTGAGTATAGGTGCGATCACCAGACTTTCTGGTGATAATGTCCCACTTTTCAGGGGTTGTCACAATTATCTGAGTTTCCTCAATTTGTTGGCGGGTCATTGTTTGATCTCCACTTAGTTCCTTCACCTGGACACCATACTCCTGCAGATGATTGGACAAATTACCCACAACTTCAGCCACAAGGGCTTTCATTGGAGCCACATAAACTatcttataattattattgttgaatGAACCGTCCAGATTCCTGTTCAAGGCAATTTGCTGAAGTATAGTGAGCACTGCAACGTTGGTTTTTCCTGCTCCAGTTGGAGCACACAAAAGTATATTATCTGCCTTGAAAAGGGCGGTCTCATAGACTTTACTCTGCACCCTGTTCAACTGTTGAATCCCTTCGAAAGCTGGTTGAGCCCAGTCTGGCATTTCTGATATCTTTACAAACCTCTCATTAGGAGGTATTGCCCGTGGCTTCAATGCTGGTACATGAACTTCTTCATAACCCTTTTTCTGATGTTTAAAAGAACCAACAGGAAGATCACACTTTTTGTTTGCCATCAAAAGGCCAGTACCCTGTTCAAAAGCAATGCTGTCCAAGTCAAGCAACTGAGGCTGGCCTTTCAACCAACCACTTTCAGCATCTCTATCAACAAGTCCTCTCCTACCCCTATCCCCATCTCCACCAGCCTCGTCCTTCAGCCAGCGAGCCTCTTCTCTTATACTCTTCTCCAAGTTCTTTTGTCTCTCTTTAGCAGTTGCCCTAGTGGCATGCAGTTCCTTCAAAATCCCTGCCAAATCAGGACCTGAACCCATCATTTCCTCCTCTATCTGCTTCCTCTCCTCCTGATCTTTGGACCTAACTAAACGTGTACACCAGACAATCTCCAGCCTGTTCCACAAAAGAAACTTTATAAAGGTGAACTTATCAAACTGGAGATGTAACAGCAACTTCGTTTCAACTTCCCTGTCATCTCCCTCGGCAAGTAACTTCAGCACTTCTTCTGCTAGCTTCTGGCACTGTTGTGGATCAATCTGCTGTTCATAAGCTTGTGAAATCTTCCTTTGTAGCCAATAAGCATCAATATCCTGAACATTAAGGTTCATTCCCTCATTTGCCCCCCTCATTTCATCATCATCGATTCTGCCACCCATCTGCATGGCCTCAGAACCACCTGCTTCCACCACATCATCATCCTCTTCCCCCTCCTGTGGCACCATATCCAGATCACTATCCCCTTCCTCATCTTCATTGTCCTCATCAAACTCCACAGCAACACCCACATCATCATTAAGGACATCATCACCATTACGAACGGAGACCCCAGCACCATCACCCCCATCTTGGTAATCAGTGATAAGCTTACCAATTGAAACAAACTGATCAAACATACTGTTGGAAATAGGGTTCAACAACTTCTCAATCTCCTTCCTCTTGTCCTGCGTCCTAACAGACTCATTCTTGAGAACAGCCAAAATCTCATCAGCGGCAGCACTAACAATATTAAGAGGCTGACCACCCAATTGCTGCTGAATGACACTTAGCATAGCTTCATAGGCAGCTCTAGTTTCCTTGGTCTTGGGGTGGTAAACGCCCTCCTCAGTAGAAGTAAGGACACTCTCCTCTCTAAGGCGGCGCCTCTTAGCTTGACAACCACGGACAGATTCAGAAAGGGCATCacgctccttcttcttcctcttagCCTTGTTAATCTTCTCATCTAAATCAGAAGGTCTCCCTCTGTGAGCACGGTCACCAAAACTTCTAGGGTCAATCCTGCCCCAGAGAGACTCAGGTTCACCAGTGGGCTCATGAGTATCACGTCGTCGAGTATCAGTAGTATGAACCAGACTGGAATTGGCTCTGTACTCGTATTGCTTGAATCGAGCGTGTGCCTCAGCACCACCACTCAGATGCGCCATTATTGAATTTCCAAATCAAACACAACAATTAAAGTTAGAAACCAAAACTCgatttaaaagaaaagcaaaacgTAAGGATGATAGACCCTAACCAGATAGATACCTTGGATAGTCTTCGTATCCTAACTCTAACCCTAAATATGATGGATGGGTAGAGTTAAGTATTAGGAGAGATGACGACCGTGTTGAacgaaaacaacaaaacactaATTAGGTTTTATTGATTCGAatcgaaattcaaaaaaaaagaagaagctagagAGAGATTGGAATGCTTACCGTAGCTTCTTTGGTTGAGAGAGCGAAGAAACTTTTACAATCTCTTCTGAATTTTCGTGTTCTTCTTTCGGCTGAGAAATGAATTATAAATCAACCAGATTTCGCTGCTGCTGCTTACTTGGCTAACACGGTagctaataatttaaaatattgcaGAATAGATacttaagaatatttaaatggaaaaataaatgcAAGCAAAGGCATTCAGTGGTGCGTCTGTGGGGGCAGACACCatcatttcataaaattttgatttattttttaattaattatttttatattaaaaataaattttataaaatattattttaatatatttataaataaatccaatatttaattaaatttaagtcGTGTAAATATAGGTCTCGAATGTTTCATTGGATTCACAAATCTAAGACTTTTTTTCAAGGAAATAAATCACATAAGAAACAATTAGTcatttaatttatagattttccAATTTGGCATATAAAGTTTagcaattataatattaaacctttaattgtgttattttattgCAATCTTAACTTTCTCTTtgtaataatataaacaaaGTAGCAAAAGAACTTCAATTGTTTTCTTACATGTCAACTAAGGCCAGTTTTACCTATTCTCATCTcaaaatttacattaaaaaatacattataactAACTTGACAATATCTTAGATTTATATTCGATGAATTGTGTGATTGGTAATTTAATGCAGAAGAGtgttttttaagagtatttattaaataaaaaattattaaaaaaatatttttaaaatttttatttttaataatagcgcattaaaaccataaaaaaatatctaaaaatcatctattgatatttttttttaaacgacaaacactttaaaaaacataagttaTTGTAATGCTAAATG
The genomic region above belongs to Populus alba chromosome 12, ASM523922v2, whole genome shotgun sequence and contains:
- the LOC118044701 gene encoding uncharacterized protein, with the protein product MEHSLWNHLPLLVRANSKESVEYILQALWRTRQTGLDSADRLVIRDILQLPNDTDLDPLLVCLRMLIRRCVYENVSKDDIQKLFPEEVLPELQRLLTLLLQKFKTEWRADVFKDQVDFPRLKAMTWNMANQDAAEGTDPVAVINLKLQDDTQSHSEVKFQLGKDTLETMVKSMYCIRDQLSDLGGASNRPLSQGTNIV
- the LOC118044700 gene encoding DExH-box ATP-dependent RNA helicase DExH12, coding for MAHLSGGAEAHARFKQYEYRANSSLVHTTDTRRRDTHEPTGEPESLWGRIDPRSFGDRAHRGRPSDLDEKINKAKRKKKERDALSESVRGCQAKRRRLREESVLTSTEEGVYHPKTKETRAAYEAMLSVIQQQLGGQPLNIVSAAADEILAVLKNESVRTQDKRKEIEKLLNPISNSMFDQFVSIGKLITDYQDGGDGAGVSVRNGDDVLNDDVGVAVEFDEDNEDEEGDSDLDMVPQEGEEDDDVVEAGGSEAMQMGGRIDDDEMRGANEGMNLNVQDIDAYWLQRKISQAYEQQIDPQQCQKLAEEVLKLLAEGDDREVETKLLLHLQFDKFTFIKFLLWNRLEIVWCTRLVRSKDQEERKQIEEEMMGSGPDLAGILKELHATRATAKERQKNLEKSIREEARWLKDEAGGDGDRGRRGLVDRDAESGWLKGQPQLLDLDSIAFEQGTGLLMANKKCDLPVGSFKHQKKGYEEVHVPALKPRAIPPNERFVKISEMPDWAQPAFEGIQQLNRVQSKVYETALFKADNILLCAPTGAGKTNVAVLTILQQIALNRNLDGSFNNNNYKIVYVAPMKALVAEVVGNLSNHLQEYGVQVKELSGDQTMTRQQIEETQIIVTTPEKWDIITRKSGDRTYTQLVKLLIIDEIHLLHDNRGPVLESIVARTVRQIETTKVNIRLVGLSATLPNFEDVALFLRVDLEKGLFHFDNSYRPVPLSQQYIGININKPLQRFQLMNDICHEKVMDVAGKHQVLIFVHSRKETAKTAREIRDTALAKDTLSRFLREDSASREILQTDSELVKSNDLKDLLPYGFAIHHAGMTRGDRQLVEERFRDRHVQVLVSTATLAWGVNLPAHTVIIKGTQIYNPEKGAWTELSPLDVMQMLGRAGRPQYDSYGEGIIITGHSELQYYLSLMNQQLPIESQFVSKLADQLNAEIVLGSVQNAREACHWLEYTYLYVRMMRNPTLYGLAPDVLTRDITLEERRVDLIHSAATILDKNNLVKYDRKSGYFQVTDLGRIASYYYITHGTISIYNEHLKPTMGDIELCHLFSLSEEFKYVTVRQDEKMELAKLLDCVPIPIKENLEEPSAKINVLLQAYISQLKLEGLSLTSDMVFITQSAGRLMRALFEIVLKRGWARLAEKALNLCKMINKRMWSVQTPLRQFHGILNEILMMLEKKDLSWERYYDLKPQEIGELIRFPKMGKTLHKFIHQFPKLNLAAHVQPITRTVLRVELTITADFLWDENVHGYVEPFWVIMEDNNGDSILHHEYFMLKRQPVDEEQVVDPTLNFTVLIHEPLPPQYFIRVVSDKWLGSQTVLPISFRHLILPEKYPPPTELLDLQPLPVTALRNTSYEALYQDFKHFNPVQTQVFTVLYNTDDNVLVAAPTVSGKTTCAEFAILRNHQKGPECVMRAVYIAPLEAIAKERYRDWERKFGQGLGMRVVELTGETATDLKLLERGQVIISTPEKWDALSRRWKQRKYVQQVSLFIIDELHLIGGQGGPVLEVIVSRMRYIASKIENKIRIVALSSSLANAKDLGEWIGATSHGLFNFPPGVRPVPLEIHIQGVDIANFEARMQAMTKPTYTYIVKHAKNGKPAIVFVPTRKHVQLAAVDLMTYSSVDGGEKPAFLLRSEELEPFIGKIQEEMLRATLYHGVGYLHEGLSSLDQEVVCQLFETGWIQVCVMSSSLCWGLPLSAHLVVVMGTQYYDGQEDAHTDYPVIDLLQMMGHASRPLLDNSGKCVILCHAPRKEYYKKFLHEAFPVESHLHHFLHDNFNAEVVAGVIENKQDAVDYLTWTFMYRRLTQNPNYYNLQGVSHRHLSDHLSELVENTLADLEKSKCVAIEDDMDLSPLNLGMIASYYYISYTTIERFSYSLTPKTKMKGLLEILSSASEYVQLPIQPGEEEVLRRLINHQRFSFENPRYADPHVKANVLLQAHFSRQSVGGNLALEQREVLLSASRLLQAMIDVISSNGWLNCALLAMEVSQMVTQGMWERDSMLLQLPHFTKELAKKCQENPGRSIETLFDLVEMEDDERRELLQLSDSQVLDIVRFCNQFPNIDMSYEVMDGDNVRAGEDITVLVTLARDLEGTEVGPVDAPRYPKAKEEGWWLAVGDTKSNLLLAIKRVSLQRKSKVKLEFAAPTDAGRMSYTLYFMCDSYLGCDQEYNFSVDVGEAAGPDEDSEGE